One genomic region from Enoplosus armatus isolate fEnoArm2 chromosome 17, fEnoArm2.hap1, whole genome shotgun sequence encodes:
- the LOC139300179 gene encoding protein kinase C and casein kinase substrate in neurons protein 3, translating into MSTLSSQNSPEDANNRSFWMPGNYQRTVKRTEDAFQACNDIVACFQERARVERQYAQQLSEWSNKWKPVVDSSPLYGSLLKAWQCFLSSADRLASLHASICRSLVSEDGDRVRTWQKDTFHKKLFGGFKESQDIETGFTRAQKPWAKRLKKLDKARSAYHKVSRKEQAAREREAHAQGNPDVAIDKQKKIQEEREVAQQEAEKVRARYEKVLEEVNRYAPRYMEEMESIFDQSQDEERKRIVFLKQAFLSIHKHLDITNNESVRAVYDDLHNTLMAIDEHDDLRWWKNTHGPGMPTDWPHFQEWTPEKKPKKGKKEVEKKGTIERSVMIGGVRVRALYDYVGQETDELSFKAGEEFLKIEDEDDQGWCRGMKDDGWEGLYPANYVEAV; encoded by the exons ATGTCGACGCTATCATCACAAAACAGCCCCGAAGATGCCAACAATCGCAGCTTCTGGATg CCTGGGAACTATCAGCGCACTGTGAAGCGAACAGAAGATGCCTTCCAGGCCTGTAATGACATAGTGGCATGTTTCCAAGAGAGAGCTCGCGTGGAGAGGCAGTACGCCCAGCAGCTCAGTGAATGGAGCAACAAGTGGAAACCAGTGGTGGACTCCA GTCCTCTATACGGATCTCTTCTGAAGGCTTggcagtgttttctgtcctccGCTGACCGGCTGGCCTCCTTACATGCCTCCATCTGTCGCTCCCTGGTGTCGGAAGATGGAGACCGGGTCAGGACCTGGCAGAAGGACACCTTCCACAAGAAGTTATTTGGAGGCTTCAAGGAGTCCCAGGACATTGAGACGGGCTTTACACGAGCTCAGAAGCCGTGGGCCAAACGACTTAAAAAG TTGGATAAAGCCAGGAGCGCGTACCACAAAGTGAGCCGTAAGGAGCAGGCAGCCAGGGAGCGAGAGGCTCACGCTCAGGGAAACCCGGACGTCGCCATcgacaaacagaagaaaatccaggaggagagagaggtggctCAACAGGAGGCCGAGAAG GTTCGTGCCCGCTATGAGAAAGTCCTTGAGGAGGTGAACCGCTACGCTCCACGCTacatggaggagatggagtCCATCTTTGACCAATCGCAGGACGAGGAGCGGAAGAGGATTGTCTTCCTCAAACAGgcctttctctccatccacaaACACCTGGACATTACCAACAATGAGAG TGTGAGGGCCGTGTATGATGATCTCCACAACACCCTGATGGCCATCGATGAGCATGATGACCTTCGCTGGTGGAAAAACACCCACGGGCCTGGCATGCCCACCGACTGGCCTCACTTCCAg GAATGGACGCCCGAGAAGAAACccaaaaaagggaagaaagaagtAGAAAAGAAAGGAACAATAGAGAGGAG tGTGATGATTGGAGGAGTGAGAGTAAGAGCTCTGTATGATTATGTTGGCCAGGAGACGGATGAGCTGTCATTTAAAGCAG GTGAGGAGTTTTTGAAGATCGAGGATGAGGATGATCAGGGCTGGTGTCGGGGGATGAAGGACGATGGGTGGGAGGGGCTTTACCCTGCCAACTATGTCGAGGCGGTGTAG